GCCGCCGATACCCGGTGCGGTATCATAGTATCCGTTGACATTAACATAACCCGAACCGCTGTATTGGCGCAACGCATCAATGCTGGATACTTGCGAGGCAGATTCGGCCAAGGTTTTGATGGCACTCAAAACCTGGCTATGATCCGCCTTATCCGGCTCAATTCCGGCGGCTTTTAAAATGCTAAACAACTCGCCCTGCAACTGATTGAGCCACCATGCCGGCACGGGAGTGCCCGGCACGCGGCGGGTGCCGTCAACAAACTGATTATCGGGGGTTTGGATTAAATCCATCTTATAGCTCCTCGGCGTATTCAAAACGGCAATAAGTCCATGCCGGCTTAAGCTCCTCAAACATCGTCTCGATGATGGGGTCTGTGTAAACGGTTAGTCGGTCGCCGGCGCGGGCTTCGCCGGCGCGGAAAATGTAGGCTGTGGCGTTGCCGTCGGCGATGTCGACGCACCAGCGCCATTGGCTCTCCTCATCGTTGAGGTTGTCGCCCGCGCAGCTTGTGCCCGCCCGAAAACAATCCTCCTCAGTGATGTGGATGTCGTAGCCCGCACCCTTTGCCAAACTTAAAAAATAAGGGATGCTCAAACCGCCGGTGGCGTTGATTTTTGCGATTACGGCGCTGATGCGGTAAGGCTCGGGTTTATCGGAGTTGTCGATGCCGAGTACGCGCTCCCAGTTGTCGATCAGCTCGCCGGCGTATTCGGGGGTAACGGCGTTTTCCGCGGCGGCGGCATGGTCGGCGGCGGCATCAAGCGCATTGCCGTCGATGGTTGCCTGATTGCGCTGGCCGTCGGCATTACGGGCATAAGATACAGGCGGCAGCAGGGCAAGCAGCGTGTTTTTGTAGCCCATGATTAACCCATGCCCGTGATGGTTACGGTGCCCAGCCGATACCAGTTAACGTCGTCATCGTTTGCGGCCAGCATATTTGCGCGCGGTGCCGTCAAAATGCGGTCAGCCACACCCGGCACATTGCTGATAACCGCTTCGATTTGAGATACCACCAAATCGTCGCCCGGCTCGAATTTGCCGAAAAACTCGGCCAACGCCCGCTCAACCACCGGCTGCACATCGGATACGCCCGGGATAAACACCGATGCGGCCACATCGACGTTAACGGCGTTCGGTGCCATGACCAGCACATTTTTGGCGGTAACGGGGCGCACCTCGTCGATATAGTCTTGGCATTTTTTGATGGTCTCATCGCTCGGCAGGCCGCCCGAGCTGGTGATAACCACGTCAACCGTACCCAGCCCGCGCCGCAGCGGGTAAACGTATGCCCCCGTTACGCCGTCCACCTCCAACGCCCAATTTTTAAAGTCATACTTGTTGCCGCCTGCGGCTGGTCGGCGGATGCGCTCCAGCAAACGGGCAAGCAGCGATGCATCGCTCTCGGTGTCGGTGCCGCCCTCAACGGTAATCACGCACTCAGACGGCACGCCCGCTGGTGCCGCCATCAACTGAGCCGCTGCATTTTTGGCGTGGGTTGCGGTGCCGGCAGATTCCGCGGCCACGGCAACCCTAACCGGCGCGCTGCCGTCTGCCGCCACGCGCTCAAGGGTGCGGTAAAGATAATCGCCGCGCTTAATCAGCAGGCCGTCTGAAACAACCGCACCTGCCAACGCGCCTGTGATAACGGCATATCCTGCCGCTTTGGTGGCATTGCGGCGGCGAAGGCCGCGCAGGTTGGCGTGCCGCTCCAAATAGTCGCTATCGGCCGTGTCGGGGAAAATCTGCCGGGTAATCCACGCCTGATGCGCATACTGCCCAGCGGCCACGCTGGCCAGGCGGCTGGCGTGCACGTAGTGGTCGCCGTCGGGGCTGATGTCTGCCGTCGGGTCGAGCGACTGTGTGTCGCGCAAAACCGAATCGCGGATCTCCTCAAACGTCGGAATCGTAAACACGCTTTAAAGCCTCTTTAAACGGGTTAAATAACGGGTACCTTGTGGCGGTAGTCAAACCCGCCCTCGGCGGTATCGACGCGGATAGCCAAATACAGCCAGCCGTTGTGCGGCTGCTCGGCACTGACGGTAATCCGTTGTGCGCGCCCGCTGTCGACAATGGGCTGCAATGCCTCGGCGGCGTATTGCTCCGCCAGCAAACCCACCCGCTCAAGGTCTTTCTCGCGCTGCAACAGATGCAGCTGTGAGCCGACCGTTTTATCTGCCCACCAGCTGCCAAGCGGCGTCATCAACCGGATGTACACCGCATTTTTAAGGGTGCTGACGGTTTTGCCGGTGTAGTCGCCGGTGGCGGTATCAAGCTCTTTATCCATATCGTGATTTTGCCTTTTTCAGACGGCCTGTCAGAGCAAACGCCTTTCAAGCCTGCGGCGCAAAAAAAGCAGCCCGAAGGCTGCCTGCTGTTATCCCGGTATCGGCGGCGATGTCTGCCCGCCGCTGTCGCCGGTGTGCGGGTGGTTGGCCAACGAAACGCCCGATGCCGCCACATCGCCGTCTGTTTCAAAACTGCCGCCCGTTTGAGTTACGTTGCCGCTAAATGTCGCGCCATTGCCGCCCTGCACGGCCATGCCGCCGTTGCCGTTGATTTGGCCTTGTGCGGTCAACACCGCGCTGGTCTCCAGCATGGGCGTTTCAAAGTTGGCTGCTTCGCTGGCCGTGATTTTGTAGCTTTTGCAGTTAACCTTAAAAACATCGCAATCGGCCTCGATAACCTTGCCGCTCTTAATCACGATTTTTGCCCCTTCGTGGTTAAAAATGGCCGTTTCGCCCGGGCTGAGGTTTTTAATGCGGTATCGGCCGTGCTGCGTGCACACAATCACACCGTGCGACGTTGCACCACCCAGCGGGATAACCACCGCTTCCGAGCCTGCCGGCGGGTTGCTGGCAAAGCCGTATTCCTGCAAGTGTTCGAGGTCTTGCAGGGTTTCGTCGGCCAAGCCGCCCAACTGCACACGCTGTATCAGCCCGTCCGACACAACCAGTGTGATTTTGCCGCGGAACGCCGCCCGCACGGTATCGCCGATGTTTCGGGCCGTTTGCGCCGCCCGCTTCGCCATTTTTGCCAAACTCATTCAAATACCGCCGTTTTGTTGGTTTCCGTTTTTTGTTTTTTGCCTGCTTTTTTACGGTTGGTTACGCCTTTTTTGCTGCCCTTACGCTTGCGCGCCTGCTCCGATTTTTTGGGGTAGGCATCGGGCGTCCAAACCCCGTCCTCTTTGAACCGCAGCTCTGTTTGCGTGCCGCTGCCGCGGGAGAGCATAAACCGCCGCCCCATCAAGTAAAACACCGCATCGATGCCGTGCTCGTCATCAATCACATGCACCCGCTGGCCGGGCTGCCACAACACACCGTCGCGCGTGGCATGGCCGCCTACCGTAACCGTTAGGGTAAACCCCTCCAGCCGCCAATCGGCCAGCTGCTTTTTGGCCTGCTTTTGCAGCGCGGCCAAATTGTCGGCGTCGGACACCACCACCGTTTTGGGTTTGTGAAGCGTCATGGTCGGGTCTTTGTAAACCCATTTGAGATCGTGTTTGGCGCTGTCGCCGCTTTTTGCGTGCGATTGCGCCAGAAACACCACCTCCGAGTAGCGGTTATCTACCGACCACTCCAGCACCACGCTTTCGGTGTTGCGCCGTTTGTCGCTGCGGCTCCAACACAAGGTGGCCACGGGCGGGCTGGCATAATCCGCCCCGCCCACAACCAGCGTGCCGTCCGGCTCCATCCACGGATGCAGCCCCACCGAATTGGCAATATGCGTTAACGCCTGCCACACGCTCTCGCCCGGCTCGATGTCGATTTTATCGAGCACCGGGTTACTCTCGGCCTTGAGCCGGATATTTTTGATTTGCGGCCATGGCGCCACCAGTTTTTTAGCTGCGTCCAACACGGTCATGCCCTTAACATTGAGCTGCACGGCAGAGCAATCCACCAACAACCCGGCATAGTCGCGCCCGCTAAGCCGCAGCGAGCGCGAACCCTTGCGCTTATCGTGATGCTGGCTGTCGACAATGCCCGTCATCACCGTTTGGCCGTCTATTACCACCTCGCACGTCTCCCCCGACAAATCGGGGATTTCCGCCGCGCCGTAGGGCAGGCCGATGGCAAAATCGAAACCGTCGGCCGGTATCAAAAAATCGCTGTCTATATCGTAGCTCTCCCAATCGCGGTGCTCTTTGCCGCCGATACGCACGGCGGTGGTGTGGCCGTAGGAATTATTTTGCATAGCTGTTTACCAGTTCGCCCCGCGCGATAAATGCGGGGTGTTTGATATGG
This genomic interval from Neisseria musculi contains the following:
- a CDS encoding YmfQ family protein, with translation MGYKNTLLALLPPVSYARNADGQRNQATIDGNALDAAADHAAAAENAVTPEYAGELIDNWERVLGIDNSDKPEPYRISAVIAKINATGGLSIPYFLSLAKGAGYDIHITEEDCFRAGTSCAGDNLNDEESQWRWCVDIADGNATAYIFRAGEARAGDRLTVYTDPIIETMFEELKPAWTYCRFEYAEEL
- a CDS encoding baseplate J/gp47 family protein: MFTIPTFEEIRDSVLRDTQSLDPTADISPDGDHYVHASRLASVAAGQYAHQAWITRQIFPDTADSDYLERHANLRGLRRRNATKAAGYAVITGALAGAVVSDGLLIKRGDYLYRTLERVAADGSAPVRVAVAAESAGTATHAKNAAAQLMAAPAGVPSECVITVEGGTDTESDASLLARLLERIRRPAAGGNKYDFKNWALEVDGVTGAYVYPLRRGLGTVDVVITSSGGLPSDETIKKCQDYIDEVRPVTAKNVLVMAPNAVNVDVAASVFIPGVSDVQPVVERALAEFFGKFEPGDDLVVSQIEAVISNVPGVADRILTAPRANMLAANDDDVNWYRLGTVTITGMG
- a CDS encoding phage GP46 family protein, with amino-acid sequence MDKELDTATGDYTGKTVSTLKNAVYIRLMTPLGSWWADKTVGSQLHLLQREKDLERVGLLAEQYAAEALQPIVDSGRAQRITVSAEQPHNGWLYLAIRVDTAEGGFDYRHKVPVI
- a CDS encoding phage baseplate assembly protein V produces the protein MSLAKMAKRAAQTARNIGDTVRAAFRGKITLVVSDGLIQRVQLGGLADETLQDLEHLQEYGFASNPPAGSEAVVIPLGGATSHGVIVCTQHGRYRIKNLSPGETAIFNHEGAKIVIKSGKVIEADCDVFKVNCKSYKITASEAANFETPMLETSAVLTAQGQINGNGGMAVQGGNGATFSGNVTQTGGSFETDGDVAASGVSLANHPHTGDSGGQTSPPIPG
- a CDS encoding phage baseplate assembly protein — encoded protein: MQNNSYGHTTAVRIGGKEHRDWESYDIDSDFLIPADGFDFAIGLPYGAAEIPDLSGETCEVVIDGQTVMTGIVDSQHHDKRKGSRSLRLSGRDYAGLLVDCSAVQLNVKGMTVLDAAKKLVAPWPQIKNIRLKAESNPVLDKIDIEPGESVWQALTHIANSVGLHPWMEPDGTLVVGGADYASPPVATLCWSRSDKRRNTESVVLEWSVDNRYSEVVFLAQSHAKSGDSAKHDLKWVYKDPTMTLHKPKTVVVSDADNLAALQKQAKKQLADWRLEGFTLTVTVGGHATRDGVLWQPGQRVHVIDDEHGIDAVFYLMGRRFMLSRGSGTQTELRFKEDGVWTPDAYPKKSEQARKRKGSKKGVTNRKKAGKKQKTETNKTAVFE